In Brevibacillus brevis NBRC 100599, a single genomic region encodes these proteins:
- a CDS encoding DoxX family protein, whose amino-acid sequence MKSLRTFAKWVMIVGLCLMFVSSGIYKLIGHPEATLAFQGFGFPPWFQVVIGLGEVLGGLGLLMKKSSRYAAYTLAVIMLGATVTLLLHGDTSTVVIPLVLLFVFLLIGLRRFNPSAR is encoded by the coding sequence GTGAAAAGTCTGCGTACGTTTGCAAAATGGGTAATGATTGTAGGATTGTGCTTGATGTTCGTTTCCTCTGGTATTTACAAGCTGATTGGTCATCCAGAGGCCACACTCGCTTTCCAAGGATTCGGGTTTCCCCCTTGGTTCCAAGTTGTAATCGGGTTGGGAGAAGTGCTCGGCGGACTGGGTTTATTGATGAAAAAGTCTTCGCGTTACGCCGCCTATACACTCGCAGTCATTATGCTTGGTGCTACAGTCACTCTGCTTTTACATGGTGACACATCTACTGTAGTGATTCCGCTTGTCTTACTCTTTGTTTTCTTGCTGATCGGTCTACGCCGATTTAATCCTTCTGCTCGCTAA
- a CDS encoding isochorismatase family protein → MNALLVIDVQSGIVNGGDYKEELFLMEQVITDFKESNRPVIFIRHIDATEESPLNRSSIGSEIHPPFKDYSDYSIEKQTPSSFFQTELRQTLENLGVEHLFIIGFETEFCCMFTAIAAYDRGYKVTFIKDATGTTNTAESYDMQGLDIKRFVGTVLRWSSVIEVVNYAEYAEKYK, encoded by the coding sequence ATGAACGCACTCTTAGTCATTGATGTGCAAAGCGGAATTGTGAATGGTGGGGATTACAAAGAGGAACTTTTTTTGATGGAACAAGTAATTACGGATTTTAAAGAGAGCAATCGTCCTGTCATTTTTATCAGACATATCGATGCTACAGAAGAAAGTCCACTGAATAGAAGCTCTATCGGTTCTGAAATACACCCTCCATTTAAAGACTATTCCGACTACTCGATCGAGAAGCAAACCCCTAGTTCCTTCTTCCAAACAGAGCTCAGACAAACTTTAGAAAACTTAGGGGTCGAGCATCTTTTTATAATCGGTTTTGAGACGGAATTTTGTTGTATGTTTACGGCGATCGCTGCCTATGATCGCGGATATAAGGTGACGTTCATTAAGGACGCAACTGGAACAACAAATACGGCCGAATCATACGACATGCAAGGTTTAGACATTAAACGGTTTGTAGGAACCGTTCTTCGTTGGTCTAGTGTCATCGAAGTAGTAAACTACGCCGAGTACGCTGAAAAATACAAGTGA
- a CDS encoding CDGSH iron-sulfur domain-containing protein: MDQEKVTIKINDNGSIRVTGAVELLDGAGDNYEVGSSFSLCRCGQSEKKPFCDGTHKKVGFESAPRAKE; this comes from the coding sequence GTGGATCAAGAAAAAGTAACAATCAAGATTAACGACAATGGATCAATTCGTGTTACCGGTGCAGTTGAGTTACTGGATGGAGCAGGTGACAACTATGAAGTCGGTTCATCTTTTTCGCTCTGTCGATGCGGTCAATCCGAGAAAAAACCGTTCTGTGATGGAACGCATAAAAAAGTAGGCTTTGAAAGTGCACCACGAGCAAAAGAATGA
- a CDS encoding winged helix-turn-helix transcriptional regulator, with product MEECDIQTKQYNVPVEATLEVIGGKWKVVILCLLKEGTKRFGELHRYMPSASKKMLTQQLRELEEDGLVNRSVYHQVPLKVEYSLTEQGESLRTILNLMCEWGEARIHK from the coding sequence ATGGAGGAATGCGATATTCAAACGAAACAATATAACGTACCCGTTGAAGCGACATTGGAAGTAATTGGTGGGAAGTGGAAGGTTGTTATTCTTTGTTTGTTAAAAGAAGGTACGAAAAGATTCGGTGAGCTGCATCGATATATGCCAAGCGCATCGAAAAAGATGCTGACCCAACAGCTACGTGAGCTCGAAGAAGATGGATTGGTCAACCGATCCGTCTATCATCAGGTTCCTTTAAAAGTGGAATATTCACTTACGGAGCAAGGAGAGAGCTTGCGGACGATCTTGAATCTGATGTGCGAGTGGGGCGAAGCGCGTATTCATAAATAA